The Neisseria sicca genome includes a window with the following:
- a CDS encoding RNA methyltransferase, translating into MTSAKPELPDYLGNIRIILTRTSHPANIGSAARAMKTMGLHNLTIVAPNLMSTPMTGQPPVFNPENPQDFQLPEESFILASGAADVLHNAVIAATLDEALVNTTLACALTSRRREITAPLQTPRELVPELLQAAQRGEQVALVFGNETFGLSIEEVQACNRLMTINGNPDYFSLNLAQAVQVVCYEIFSQTDMPMTHLQQEDHAATHEQIKGMVAHMESVMDDIGFFNRRNSERLMRRMQSLFSRANTQTEDIDILRGFFNTVSHRLKKKD; encoded by the coding sequence ATGACTTCAGCCAAACCTGAATTGCCCGACTATCTCGGCAATATCCGTATCATCCTTACCCGCACCAGCCATCCTGCCAATATCGGCTCCGCCGCACGCGCCATGAAGACCATGGGGCTGCACAATCTCACCATCGTTGCCCCGAATTTGATGTCCACGCCGATGACCGGACAACCGCCTGTTTTCAACCCCGAAAACCCGCAAGACTTCCAACTGCCGGAGGAAAGTTTCATTCTCGCTTCCGGTGCGGCAGACGTATTGCACAACGCCGTGATTGCCGCCACACTCGACGAAGCCCTCGTCAACACCACGCTCGCCTGCGCCCTTACCAGCCGCCGCCGCGAAATCACCGCCCCGCTGCAAACCCCGCGCGAACTGGTTCCCGAATTATTGCAGGCGGCACAACGCGGAGAACAAGTTGCCCTCGTCTTCGGCAACGAAACCTTCGGCTTAAGCATCGAAGAAGTGCAGGCCTGCAACCGCCTGATGACCATCAACGGCAATCCCGACTATTTCTCGCTCAACCTCGCCCAAGCCGTTCAGGTCGTGTGCTACGAAATCTTCAGTCAGACCGATATGCCCATGACCCACCTGCAACAAGAAGACCACGCCGCCACCCACGAGCAAATCAAAGGCATGGTCGCCCACATGGAAAGCGTCATGGACGACATCGGCTTCTTCAACCGCCGCAACAGCGAACGCCTGATGCGCCGAATGCAGAGTCTGTTCAGCCGTGCCAACACGCAAACCGAAGACATCGACATCCTGCGCGGCTTTTTCAATACCGTCAGCCATCGTTTGAAGAAGAAAGACTGA
- a CDS encoding MFS transporter, which produces MSQQTPTSPAPRDWLLLIGGSTYKFTLTGFYLVALVAILKNHGYSLNQLSWIHLIGGIEAAKVLFAALMERRPAGRFGRFRGWLLAATLGLSAVFGPMACTDITQNFPLLLACCVLLSAMSAVYGCAMLGLSCIVLPHRERGFGGVIQTMAARGGKMIGGALALWLYQEYGQTAAAGFMLAFTLLMLLQLLCYREPESPTAQGGLTALAARLVSFWRRPETGWRWLVLLFAVAAPYAFAAATFVPKLADLGFTPKQTGGILAVGIPVACLIVTPLSGWFSRNYPRRKLVFLLYALQLPLLASMTAIDALARVHPWLPPAQIIALSLSYTLLLPVILALVMDKSDRATAALDSSLQFSVVLLGSYAAGFAALRLAKAVGYADAYWAAVGLAVLAGGLLYTCRGLFDSDEPS; this is translated from the coding sequence ATGTCCCAACAAACCCCAACATCCCCCGCCCCGCGCGACTGGCTGCTGCTTATCGGCGGCAGTACCTACAAATTCACGCTGACCGGTTTTTATCTGGTCGCGCTGGTCGCTATTTTGAAAAACCACGGTTACAGCCTGAACCAACTGAGCTGGATACATTTAATCGGCGGTATCGAAGCGGCGAAGGTGTTGTTTGCCGCGCTGATGGAGCGGCGGCCGGCGGGGCGGTTCGGGCGGTTTCGCGGCTGGCTGCTGGCGGCGACGCTGGGGCTTTCGGCAGTGTTCGGGCCGATGGCCTGTACCGACATCACGCAGAACTTCCCGCTGCTTCTGGCCTGCTGCGTTTTGCTCTCGGCAATGTCGGCGGTGTACGGCTGCGCGATGCTGGGCTTGTCGTGCATCGTCCTGCCGCACCGCGAACGCGGTTTCGGAGGCGTGATTCAGACGATGGCGGCGCGCGGCGGCAAGATGATCGGCGGCGCGCTGGCGTTGTGGCTGTATCAGGAATACGGGCAGACGGCGGCGGCGGGCTTTATGCTGGCGTTCACCCTGCTGATGCTGCTGCAACTCTTGTGCTACCGCGAGCCGGAAAGCCCGACGGCGCAAGGCGGTTTGACGGCGTTGGCGGCGCGGCTGGTCTCCTTTTGGCGGCGGCCTGAAACGGGCTGGCGGTGGCTGGTTTTGCTGTTTGCCGTTGCCGCGCCGTATGCGTTTGCGGCGGCGACTTTTGTGCCCAAGCTGGCGGATTTGGGCTTCACCCCGAAGCAAACGGGCGGGATTCTGGCGGTGGGTATTCCTGTTGCCTGCCTGATTGTTACGCCGCTGTCGGGCTGGTTTTCGCGCAATTATCCGCGCCGCAAACTCGTGTTCCTGCTCTACGCGCTGCAACTGCCGCTTTTGGCGTCCATGACCGCCATCGACGCGCTCGCCCGCGTCCATCCTTGGCTGCCGCCCGCGCAAATCATCGCCCTGAGCCTGAGCTACACGCTGCTACTGCCGGTAATACTGGCGTTGGTGATGGACAAATCCGACCGCGCCACCGCCGCACTCGACAGCAGCCTGCAATTTTCTGTGGTTCTACTCGGCAGTTACGCAGCGGGTTTCGCCGCCCTGCGGCTGGCAAAGGCGGTCGGCTATGCCGATGCGTATTGGGCGGCGGTGGGTCTGGCCGTATTGGCGGGCGGGCTGCTGTATACATGCCGAGGACTGTTTGATTCAGACGAGCCGTCATGA
- a CDS encoding TolC family protein, with the protein MTNRIAVNNMKKKTFLNRPESSILRAGKLAAAVCAAVCATTAQAYPLQAILRDAMVSDPIVKEAKATEDSAKSTTKATRARHYPVLTLTGTKVLAQKNKYSSSDMSDGVGIRGTVNVYSWGAINAAVRRDKNREQYYHQRYFENQERLGSDIGKLYLTALRAKEILRINRQSLVRHNNLLKDLNIIVKYDSGRRSELIEARARQLQVESSIAQQQRTMELALSRLSRYTGRQLTAEDLEDPFANDSAESLVRRFKTVDNNTNPSYRAQVAERDSVKADLDVSKAERLPAVNLEGNANRDNRQLYLNVAWNVLDVAARHNVQKNADALIAAESKSEQIMRDITEKTQTAEIDMRESERRADIAAQHIAAQKDVVKTYELQFKIARRTLTDVLGAYNELSSIEQENISARNDFRDAALDYLSAQAQVANWAGLKQ; encoded by the coding sequence ATGACGAACCGTATTGCTGTGAATAATATGAAGAAAAAAACATTTTTGAATCGTCCTGAGTCATCCATCCTTCGCGCTGGCAAGCTTGCTGCCGCAGTTTGTGCGGCGGTGTGTGCGACAACAGCGCAGGCGTATCCTTTGCAGGCTATTTTAAGGGATGCCATGGTGTCCGATCCGATTGTGAAGGAAGCGAAAGCGACCGAAGATTCGGCAAAAAGCACAACAAAGGCAACCCGTGCTCGGCATTATCCTGTGTTGACGCTGACGGGTACCAAAGTTTTGGCGCAGAAAAACAAATATTCCAGCAGCGATATGAGTGACGGTGTTGGCATACGCGGAACTGTGAATGTTTATTCATGGGGTGCCATCAATGCGGCGGTACGGCGCGATAAAAATAGAGAGCAATACTATCATCAGCGCTATTTTGAAAATCAGGAACGCTTGGGCAGCGACATCGGCAAGCTCTATTTGACCGCATTGCGCGCGAAAGAAATCCTGCGCATCAACCGTCAAAGTCTAGTTCGGCACAATAATCTTCTGAAAGATTTGAACATTATCGTGAAATACGACAGCGGCCGCCGTTCCGAACTCATCGAAGCGCGTGCGCGCCAGTTGCAGGTCGAATCATCAATCGCGCAACAACAGCGTACGATGGAATTGGCGTTGAGCCGCTTGTCACGCTACACCGGACGGCAGTTGACGGCAGAAGATTTGGAAGATCCGTTTGCCAACGACAGCGCGGAATCATTGGTTCGCCGTTTCAAAACCGTCGATAACAACACCAATCCTTCCTATCGGGCGCAGGTAGCAGAACGCGACAGCGTGAAGGCAGATTTAGACGTTTCCAAGGCAGAACGTCTACCCGCCGTAAATTTGGAAGGTAATGCGAACCGCGACAACAGACAGCTTTATCTGAATGTGGCATGGAATGTCTTGGACGTTGCCGCGCGCCATAATGTGCAGAAAAATGCTGATGCATTGATTGCTGCCGAATCGAAATCCGAGCAGATTATGCGCGACATTACCGAGAAAACCCAAACTGCCGAAATCGACATGCGCGAGAGCGAACGCCGTGCCGATATTGCCGCGCAACATATTGCCGCTCAAAAAGACGTGGTTAAAACTTACGAACTGCAATTCAAAATCGCCCGCCGCACGTTGACCGACGTTTTGGGCGCATACAACGAATTGTCCAGCATCGAGCAGGAAAACATTTCAGCGCGCAACGATTTCCGCGATGCCGCGTTGGATTATTTATCTGCGCAGGCGCAAGTGGCAAATTGGGCAGGCTTGAAGCAATAA
- a CDS encoding sulfate adenylyltransferase subunit 1: MTATTAPLLRFITAGSVDDGKSTLIGRLLYDSKTLLTDQLDKLNRAAENGETPDFASLTDGLAAEREQGITIDVAYRYFATPKRKFIIADTPGHEQYTRNMVTGASTADAAIVLIDATRVDFSGSEPVLLPQTKRHSAILKLLGCPNIIVAVNKLDLLDFDETKYQAITDAYRKLAEQIGLQAQIHFLPISALKGDNIVNASNQTLWYQGLPLLPLLESLPVNRQNAADQAAHFPVQRVARQDGSSSDDFRGYQGRLEAGRLKTGDEIKVLPSGHTAKIAEIYNPNGKTESAEAGEVLTVALDTDLDISRGNSIAAADSPVAPEQQFQAALCWFDDIPLNLRRKYLLKHTTQTTPVKISAISYVWDVNTLSRVEPADTLKLNDIGSVSLKTQQPIAAAPYEENHALGAFILIDEATNHTVAAGMIRKADQADSFEI; this comes from the coding sequence ATGACCGCAACCACCGCCCCGCTTTTGCGCTTCATTACCGCCGGCAGCGTCGACGACGGCAAATCCACCCTCATCGGCCGCCTGCTCTACGACAGCAAAACCCTGCTGACCGACCAGCTCGACAAACTCAACCGCGCTGCCGAAAACGGCGAAACGCCCGACTTCGCCAGCCTCACCGACGGCCTTGCCGCCGAGCGCGAACAAGGCATCACCATCGATGTCGCCTACCGCTATTTCGCCACGCCCAAGCGCAAATTCATCATCGCCGACACGCCCGGACACGAACAATACACCCGCAACATGGTAACGGGTGCATCGACCGCCGACGCCGCCATCGTCCTGATAGACGCAACGCGCGTCGATTTTTCCGGCAGCGAACCCGTCCTTCTGCCGCAGACCAAACGCCACAGCGCGATTCTGAAACTCTTGGGCTGCCCCAACATCATCGTCGCCGTCAACAAACTCGACCTGCTCGACTTCGACGAAACCAAATATCAAGCCATCACTGACGCCTACCGCAAGCTGGCGGAACAAATCGGCCTCCAAGCCCAAATCCACTTCCTGCCCATCAGCGCGTTAAAAGGCGACAACATTGTCAACGCCAGCAACCAAACCTTGTGGTATCAAGGTTTGCCGCTGTTACCCCTGCTCGAAAGCCTGCCTGTCAACCGTCAAAACGCCGCCGACCAGGCCGCCCATTTCCCCGTGCAGCGCGTCGCACGGCAAGACGGCAGCAGCAGCGACGACTTCCGCGGCTATCAAGGCAGGCTGGAAGCAGGTCGTCTGAAAACAGGCGACGAAATCAAAGTCCTGCCTAGCGGACACACCGCCAAAATCGCCGAAATCTACAATCCCAACGGAAAAACCGAATCCGCCGAAGCGGGCGAAGTGCTGACCGTCGCGCTCGACACCGACCTCGACATCTCGCGCGGTAACAGCATCGCCGCCGCCGACAGCCCCGTTGCGCCCGAACAGCAGTTCCAAGCCGCGCTGTGCTGGTTCGACGACATCCCGCTCAACCTGCGCCGCAAATACCTGCTGAAACACACCACCCAAACCACGCCCGTCAAAATCAGCGCGATTTCCTACGTTTGGGACGTGAACACCCTCAGCCGCGTCGAACCCGCCGACACGCTCAAACTCAACGACATCGGCAGCGTCAGCCTAAAAACCCAGCAGCCGATCGCCGCCGCGCCCTACGAAGAAAACCATGCCCTCGGCGCGTTCATCCTGATAGACGAAGCCACCAACCACACCGTCGCCGCAGGCATGATACGCAAGGCAGACCAAGCGGACAGTTTTGAAATTTAA
- a CDS encoding alpha-ketoglutarate-dependent dioxygenase AlkB family protein: protein MTLDLFPETANPHANLLPYDGIVSNFGRIFTIAEADRYFEILQRDIPWRHDEAVIFGKHIITAREVAWYGDTPYNYGYSGANRIALPWSGVLPELKNRVEAAIADICPTRFNSCLLNRYNNGNEGMAWHSDEGQGLVKDSAIASLSLGATRKFAFKHKESKEKREMWLEHGQLIVMHGETQKHWLHTILKSTRIQEPRINLTFRVMKG, encoded by the coding sequence ATGACGCTTGACCTCTTCCCAGAAACCGCCAACCCGCACGCCAACCTCCTGCCCTACGACGGCATCGTCAGCAATTTCGGACGGATTTTCACCATCGCCGAAGCCGACCGTTATTTTGAAATTTTGCAGCGTGATATTCCCTGGCGGCACGACGAAGCCGTGATATTCGGCAAGCACATCATCACCGCCCGCGAAGTCGCGTGGTACGGCGACACACCCTACAACTACGGTTATTCCGGCGCAAACCGCATCGCCCTGCCGTGGAGCGGCGTCTTGCCCGAACTCAAAAACCGCGTGGAAGCCGCCATCGCCGACATCTGCCCCACCCGCTTCAACTCCTGCCTGCTCAACCGCTACAACAACGGCAACGAAGGCATGGCGTGGCACAGCGATGAAGGGCAGGGGCTGGTCAAAGACAGCGCCATCGCCTCCCTCAGCCTCGGCGCAACGCGCAAATTCGCCTTCAAACACAAAGAAAGCAAGGAAAAACGCGAAATGTGGCTGGAACACGGCCAGCTTATCGTCATGCATGGTGAAACGCAGAAACACTGGCTGCACACCATCCTGAAAAGCACCCGCATCCAAGAGCCGCGGATTAATCTGACGTTTCGGGTGATGAAAGGATAA
- a CDS encoding type I secretion system permease/ATPase: MKAIIEHIVLVTRLLGAPVSEAALTAEVVRDKKLNVNYHSLVEVLRSHGFENTLSKRNLEDIPSLAVPVMIILHNEEAAVITNIEGSGRNRKYHIRQVDGLEQQLDHDQLSGLYLGYCWFIKPKMAADTRSELPEYHLPKAWFWKVIWRFRSYYYQVILATVIINFLALVSSLYVMNVYDRVIPNQAYETLWVLSIGVVLAILFEFAAKMIRGHLTDIAGKKADLIISSALFRRVMALRLADRPASSGSYANNLREFESVREFMTSASLLTLVDLPFLLLFIFVISIVGGKLALVPLAIIPIVVIVGFIVQRPLSRHINESMKESSQRSGLAVEAIEGIETLKTNNATSWAQQRWDEYTAKTSASSIKVKDTSNFMVNFAVAMQQLNTVFLVVVGTYLIHADNHAERITMGALIASVILSGRALAPLAQVAGLATRFQQAKLALRGVNDIVSRPIERSPERKYITLDNVQGNIAFENVTFKYKNESNNAVDELRINIRPGEKVGILGRIGSGKSTMLKLASGLYDTEKGNVTLDGVDMRQLDPNFLRNQVLLFSQSPRLFLGTLRENMDLARADSYSTDQDLLTALKRFGLDQIIRNHPRGLDMPLGEDGLGLSGGQKQIIALARMTLRDPKVVLLDEPTTSLDQGTERMALNAIAQWGRNRTMLLVTHRPQVLQIVNRIIVMENGKVVMDGPRDLVLQKLMQNEQNKVKAAQQAQENQRPGEAAQA, translated from the coding sequence ATGAAAGCAATCATCGAACATATTGTGTTGGTTACCCGTCTCTTAGGGGCACCTGTGTCGGAAGCCGCACTGACGGCAGAGGTAGTGCGGGATAAAAAACTCAATGTCAACTATCATTCCCTCGTCGAAGTCTTGCGCAGCCACGGCTTCGAAAACACATTGTCCAAGCGCAATCTGGAAGACATTCCATCGCTTGCCGTTCCTGTGATGATTATTCTTCACAACGAAGAGGCTGCCGTCATTACCAATATCGAAGGTTCGGGTCGGAACAGGAAATATCATATCCGTCAGGTAGATGGCTTGGAGCAGCAGCTTGATCATGACCAGCTTTCCGGTCTGTATCTGGGTTACTGCTGGTTTATTAAGCCCAAAATGGCGGCGGACACGCGTTCCGAACTGCCTGAATACCACCTCCCCAAGGCATGGTTTTGGAAAGTCATTTGGCGTTTCCGCAGCTATTACTATCAAGTGATTTTGGCGACCGTCATCATCAACTTCCTCGCCTTGGTCAGCTCGTTGTATGTCATGAACGTTTACGACCGCGTCATTCCCAACCAAGCCTATGAAACCTTGTGGGTTTTGAGTATTGGTGTTGTCCTCGCCATTTTGTTCGAATTTGCCGCTAAGATGATACGCGGCCATTTGACCGACATCGCCGGTAAAAAGGCCGACCTGATTATCAGCTCTGCCTTGTTCCGTCGCGTGATGGCATTGCGCCTTGCCGACCGTCCCGCTTCGTCCGGTTCATACGCCAACAACCTGCGCGAATTTGAATCCGTACGCGAATTCATGACCAGCGCGAGCCTGTTGACTTTGGTGGACTTGCCGTTCCTATTGCTGTTTATCTTTGTTATTTCGATAGTCGGTGGCAAATTGGCTTTGGTTCCTTTGGCCATCATTCCGATTGTCGTCATTGTCGGCTTCATCGTCCAACGCCCCTTGTCGCGCCACATTAACGAATCCATGAAAGAAAGCTCGCAACGTTCAGGCCTTGCCGTAGAAGCCATCGAAGGCATCGAAACCCTGAAAACCAACAACGCGACTTCATGGGCGCAACAACGCTGGGACGAATACACTGCCAAAACCTCCGCTTCATCCATCAAAGTTAAAGACACCAGCAATTTCATGGTCAACTTCGCCGTTGCCATGCAGCAACTCAATACCGTCTTTTTGGTCGTGGTCGGTACCTATCTGATTCATGCCGACAACCATGCGGAACGGATTACCATGGGTGCGTTGATTGCCTCTGTCATTCTATCCGGCCGCGCGTTGGCGCCGTTGGCTCAAGTTGCCGGTCTTGCTACCCGCTTCCAACAGGCTAAGTTGGCGTTAAGAGGTGTGAACGACATTGTTTCCCGTCCGATCGAGCGCAGCCCGGAGCGCAAATACATCACTTTGGATAACGTTCAAGGCAATATCGCCTTTGAAAACGTAACGTTCAAATACAAAAACGAAAGCAACAACGCGGTTGACGAGTTGCGCATCAACATCCGACCCGGTGAAAAAGTCGGTATTCTCGGACGCATCGGCAGCGGTAAAAGTACCATGTTGAAGCTGGCGAGCGGTCTGTACGATACCGAAAAAGGCAACGTAACCCTCGACGGCGTCGATATGCGCCAACTCGATCCGAACTTCCTGCGTAACCAAGTCCTCCTGTTTAGCCAATCTCCACGCCTCTTCTTGGGCACATTGCGCGAAAACATGGATTTGGCGCGTGCCGACAGCTATTCAACCGACCAAGACCTGCTGACCGCACTTAAACGCTTCGGTCTGGATCAAATCATCCGCAACCATCCGAGAGGCTTGGATATGCCTTTGGGTGAAGACGGCTTGGGTCTGTCTGGCGGTCAAAAACAAATCATTGCCCTCGCACGCATGACGCTGCGCGACCCTAAAGTCGTCCTTTTGGACGAACCGACAACAAGTCTCGACCAAGGTACCGAACGCATGGCATTGAACGCTATCGCCCAATGGGGACGCAACCGCACCATGCTCTTGGTAACCCACCGTCCGCAAGTGCTGCAAATCGTTAACCGCATCATCGTGATGGAAAACGGCAAAGTCGTTATGGACGGTCCGCGTGATTTAGTCTTGCAAAAACTGATGCAAAACGAGCAAAACAAAGTCAAAGCAGCACAACAAGCGCAGGAAAACCAACGTCCCGGCGAAGCGGCGCAAGCATGA
- a CDS encoding DUF1853 family protein has translation MNYALDALWWKLTTPSVRDLASLLTAPPLWQSGCELSVRELLGERGFRYLLDLDGNPAPLNDYLAEHAPFGNRLGIYAERLLAFWFTHAPHTELHAYNLPVFSDDLTQGAADFITSINGKPYHIELTCKYYGSDSGKSAEMHGLNAKDTLATKAAKLPRQLALFQSSNGSETLRQNRLPDAPQPASIIRGIGFFSIGADSAEAPLNPYCWRGVFIRDWSTYPTHDGARYHLIDRMAYLAPARVTEAQTLSERDVRQIESGLIAKLELRPDGFWHEIERIMKVV, from the coding sequence ATGAACTACGCCCTAGATGCCCTATGGTGGAAACTCACCACCCCGTCCGTCCGCGATCTCGCCAGCCTACTGACCGCTCCGCCGCTTTGGCAAAGCGGCTGTGAACTGAGCGTGCGCGAACTGTTGGGCGAACGCGGCTTCCGCTATCTTTTGGATTTGGACGGTAATCCCGCCCCGCTCAACGACTATCTCGCCGAACACGCCCCCTTCGGCAACCGACTCGGCATCTACGCCGAACGCCTGCTCGCATTTTGGTTCACCCACGCGCCGCATACCGAATTGCACGCCTATAATCTGCCCGTGTTTTCAGACGACCTCACGCAAGGCGCCGCCGATTTCATCACCTCCATCAACGGCAAACCCTACCACATCGAACTGACCTGCAAATATTACGGCAGCGACAGCGGCAAATCCGCAGAGATGCATGGACTCAATGCCAAAGACACCCTCGCCACCAAAGCCGCCAAACTGCCCCGCCAACTCGCCCTGTTTCAATCCTCCAATGGCAGCGAAACCCTGCGGCAAAACCGCCTCCCCGACGCGCCGCAACCCGCCTCAATAATACGTGGCATCGGCTTTTTCTCCATCGGTGCAGATTCCGCCGAAGCCCCGTTGAACCCATACTGCTGGCGCGGCGTCTTTATCCGAGACTGGTCGACATATCCGACCCACGACGGCGCACGTTACCACCTCATCGACCGCATGGCATACCTTGCCCCCGCCCGCGTTACCGAGGCGCAAACCCTGTCCGAGCGAGACGTCCGCCAAATCGAAAGCGGCTTAATCGCCAAACTCGAATTGCGCCCCGACGGCTTTTGGCATGAAATCGAACGCATCATGAAAGTTGTTTGA
- a CDS encoding HlyD family type I secretion periplasmic adaptor subunit encodes MSENNVKSKDLHLINDLNAALQKEKHSGQFWVIILFFLLLVVFVVWAYNSTVEEVTRGNGNVIPSSREQVIQSLDPGVITQMMVKEGDLVEKDQILLKLDDTRSLAVLRESEAKVQNLEATIARLKAEAYGGKLTFPKDVSPELRRRETAAYNARRQAMTDAVQSLVQSKAALDREIAITAPMVAQGVMSEVELLKMRRESSDLTLQIAERRNRYRTDANNELVQSESELAQSKENMAMRADPVDRSQIRSPMRGIVKNIKINTIGGVVNPGEEIMQIVPVDDKLLVEAYIRPQDIAFVRAGQPALVKVSAYDYSIYGGLEGKVTLVGADTVSNSMQSRANDLKLDPNQVYYRVIVQTENNALKDKNGKDMPIIPGMVATVDIKTGEKTIFQYLIKPITRMKQALSER; translated from the coding sequence ATGAGCGAAAACAACGTTAAATCCAAAGACCTGCATCTCATTAACGATTTGAATGCAGCCTTGCAAAAAGAAAAACACAGCGGCCAATTTTGGGTCATCATCCTGTTTTTCCTGCTGCTTGTCGTCTTTGTCGTGTGGGCATACAACAGCACCGTTGAAGAAGTAACCCGTGGTAACGGCAACGTTATCCCCAGCAGTCGTGAACAAGTCATCCAAAGTTTGGACCCCGGCGTGATTACCCAAATGATGGTTAAAGAAGGCGATTTGGTTGAAAAAGACCAAATTCTGCTGAAGCTCGACGACACCCGCAGCCTTGCCGTTTTACGCGAGAGTGAAGCCAAAGTTCAAAACCTCGAAGCCACCATCGCCCGTCTGAAAGCTGAAGCCTACGGCGGCAAACTTACTTTCCCTAAAGACGTCAGCCCTGAACTTCGTCGTCGTGAAACCGCCGCATATAATGCTCGCCGCCAAGCCATGACCGATGCCGTACAAAGTCTGGTACAAAGCAAAGCCGCACTTGACCGCGAAATCGCCATTACAGCGCCCATGGTGGCACAAGGTGTCATGTCCGAAGTCGAGCTTCTCAAAATGCGCCGCGAATCCAGCGATCTGACCCTGCAAATTGCCGAACGCCGCAACCGTTACAGAACAGATGCCAACAACGAACTCGTGCAATCCGAATCCGAGCTGGCGCAATCCAAAGAAAACATGGCAATGCGCGCCGACCCGGTTGACCGCTCCCAAATACGCTCCCCCATGCGCGGCATCGTCAAAAACATCAAAATTAATACCATCGGCGGCGTAGTCAACCCGGGCGAAGAAATCATGCAAATCGTCCCCGTTGATGACAAACTCCTTGTCGAAGCCTATATCCGTCCGCAAGACATCGCCTTCGTTCGCGCAGGACAGCCCGCACTGGTCAAAGTCAGCGCATATGACTACTCCATCTACGGTGGATTGGAAGGCAAAGTTACCCTTGTCGGCGCAGATACCGTCAGCAACTCCATGCAAAGCCGTGCCAACGATCTGAAGCTCGACCCCAACCAAGTTTACTACCGAGTCATCGTCCAAACTGAGAACAACGCCCTGAAAGACAAAAACGGTAAAGACATGCCGATTATTCCGGGCATGGTTGCCACAGTGGACATTAAAACCGGCGAAAAAACCATCTTCCAATACCTGATCAAACCGATTACCCGTATGAAACAGGCATTGAGCGAGCGTTAA
- a CDS encoding inositol monophosphatase family protein: MNPFLNTAFKAARKAGQMMIRASGNLDAVKVDSKAFNDFVSDVDRNSEMILVEALKEAYPHHKITCEEGGSHGKASSEYEWIIDPLDGTTNFLHGHPQYAISMALLHKGVLQEALVYAPERNDVYMASRGKGALLNDRRIRVSSRIELNRCLIGTGFPVVDQSMMEKYLAILKDFLAKTAGGRREGAASLDLCAVAAGRLDGFFEFNLKPWDIAAGALIVQEAGGIVTDMSGNEGWLESGDIVAANPKVLAQMLQIIAGHL; the protein is encoded by the coding sequence ATGAATCCGTTTTTAAATACCGCTTTCAAAGCCGCCCGCAAAGCCGGGCAGATGATGATCCGCGCAAGCGGCAATCTGGATGCCGTCAAAGTTGACAGCAAGGCATTCAACGATTTCGTTTCCGACGTTGACCGCAATTCCGAGATGATTTTGGTGGAAGCGCTTAAAGAAGCCTATCCGCATCACAAAATCACTTGCGAAGAAGGCGGTTCTCACGGCAAAGCCTCTTCGGAATACGAATGGATTATCGATCCGCTCGACGGCACGACCAACTTCTTACACGGCCATCCCCAATACGCGATTTCTATGGCGCTGCTGCACAAAGGCGTGTTGCAGGAAGCTTTGGTGTACGCGCCTGAGCGCAACGATGTTTACATGGCTTCTCGCGGCAAAGGTGCGTTGCTCAACGACCGCCGCATCCGTGTTTCTTCCCGCATTGAATTGAACCGCTGCTTGATCGGTACCGGCTTTCCTGTCGTTGATCAAAGCATGATGGAGAAGTATCTGGCGATATTGAAAGACTTTTTGGCAAAAACTGCCGGAGGTCGCAGAGAAGGCGCGGCTTCGTTGGATTTGTGTGCCGTGGCGGCCGGCCGTTTGGACGGTTTCTTCGAGTTCAACCTCAAACCTTGGGATATTGCCGCAGGTGCGTTGATCGTGCAGGAAGCGGGCGGTATCGTTACCGATATGTCCGGTAACGAAGGCTGGCTGGAAAGCGGCGATATTGTGGCAGCCAATCCGAAAGTGCTGGCGCAGATGCTGCAAATTATTGCCGGACATCTGTAA